The Hahella sp. HNIBRBA332 genome window below encodes:
- a CDS encoding non-ribosomal peptide synthetase, which yields MSTSNQDKGKWISLHPSQEEVYFDQLIHPGSSHYNIGGYVELKGVLNIEKFRKAIEKSIYSIDSFGINFDFSNEQLRQQFGSIYRNSDVLYIDFANEKHPALAATSWLREYYAIPFELSQKYLYENTLLKINDRDHWWVNKSHHILMDGLGYINYGKIVAETYSNFVNNDSLAWLKETPSYKKCIVRSMNYFSSEKYQKDRNYWVDQLKSPPQPFLTKKYALGSHKSEHYSIALPTDNANHIKKLETTLNSSLLKLTIAALSVYFSRTSSTNTLTFGLPVHNRRNKEERLTVGMMTGVIPFKASISPEMTLSELIKGISQKLRKSYRHQRYPISHLKRDLKKITSNTGEIFDVLINHEAFNLDLHFDGLKSSFEHLSSDDEMTPLQIRWCDYGANQPLQLKLSYRTDYFSKDEAALLADRILHMLLSFEQYHDQSIDLIPILTQPETQKLLIDWNQTATPYPAEQFIHELFEAQAAKSPNTVAVMFNDDALTYGELNRRANQLAHYLIEQGVKPDALVGLCMERGLDMIIGLLGILKAGGAYVPLDPSYPTERLGYMIEDSGVELVVTQTALKRPIPPLANLSSICLDAEDHQKLLSLCSDRNIAKDRLQLTSQHLAYVIYTSGSTGKPKGVLLAHQGLVNLALAQQSLFDVTASSRVLQFASLSFDAATWEWCMALAAGASLYIPAQETITSAKALSTFVQRQQLTHATLPPALLPVLDIDQWKSVKHLIVAGDSCPLSLAQQWMVNRNFHNAYGPSEATVCCSAYSLTGLSTVLPIGSPIANVQLFVLSPNQSLQPIGVAGELHIGGAGLARGYLNRPDLTSEKFIHNPFSDDPHDRLYRTGDLVRWLPDGNLEFLGRIDYQVKIRGFRIELGEIEAVLLQHEAVREAVVVARVDQDDNRLVAYVVAIVDEMTSSSLVDELKQIIKQQLPDYMTPSAFVILDSLPLTPNGKVDRNALPAPDYAASADEFVAPATPTECKLADIWRSLLQIDRPISVNANFFESGGHSLLAVRLAALIREAFSVEVTVKDLFSTPHLSEIAALIEQSVPTTPKVPAIRPRDPQVTKIPLSYAQQRLWFIDQMEGGSAHYNMPGALMLEGRLDQGVLNQALTTIFERHESLRTCFTTVDGETHQQVMSPPDKWEIEVVDLFALEGAALQEATKQLQLAEASKPFDLSHDYLLRGRLLQLANERALLLLTMHHIASDGWSIGVLIRELNALYAAFVQGQSNPLPPLAIQYADYALWQREYLQGETLEQQVAYWRQQLQGLPDVHQLPLDHPRPSVQTFDGAAYHCVIDNTLSDAFNRYCVSRGATLFMGLHAAFSVLLSRYSGETDIVVGFPVANREQGEITSLIGFFVNTLVLRADLSENPTFDALLQQCRQTALEAYAHQQVPFEQLVEALQPARHLSHHPLFQVMLALQNNQQETLSLPELTLSMQTPEFTIAKFDLTLHVSEEAEGLKLSWEYNTRLFEAATIQRMAGHLHQLLTEIVARPDQSINAYSLLTQQETQQLLIDWNQTAAPFPAEQCIHELFEAQAAKSPNAVAVVFEDDKLTYGELNRRANQLAHYLIEQGVKPDALVGLCVERNLEMIIGLLGILKAGGAYTPLDPSYPMERLSYMIEDSGVELVVTQTALKRSIPPLANISCICLGAEDHQQLLSRHSDRNIAKDRLQLTSQHLAYVIYTSGSTGRPKGVLIPHQGVTRLVISNNYAPLNNKTVMGQCATITFDAATFEIWGALLNGGRLVLYPQPVMDILQLNEFIHSNHINTIWLTSGLFDHFAKDASKIDSLKYILTGGDVVSPHTVSKLYSTNSDLTIINCYGPTENTTFTCCFTISSSIDVNRSIPIGRPIKNTTVYVLSPSQSLQPIGVAGELYIGGAGLARGYLNRPDLTAEKFIPNPFSDNPHDRLYHTGDLVRWLPDGNLEFLGRIDHQVKIRGFRIELGEIESVLLQHEAVREAVVIAREDQGDKHLVAYVVAVADETTSNSLIEYLRQIIKQQLPDYMTPSAFVALDSLPLTPNGKVDRNALPSPDYTSQVDYIAPTSPIETLLCEIWREVLGLEQVSVGANFFTAGGDSIKAMQVASRAQRAGLALTTRQLFTHQTIAELALQVTVKAGADAPQEDSTGTQTLLPVQQHFLATQPMGAHHFNQAVRVSLPAGVTEEALRQALAAIVARHDVLRLNFQQQASHWRASYLSHSPEAIADTIHRLNLPPMAENARRRLIAEKANPLQASFDLAQPPLIRWLWIYNEATAASELIWIMHHLIVDGVSWRILLQDLQQALEQYAASATITLQPKTSSYQAWAQQLEAYSKTSACRQTARYWRQTLSQHAPDLPARPLSSTDSLDYQRTAYHSLQLSETLTQQLLQQSNACYHTQINDLLLTALLLAVTDWTGGDSLRVDLEGHGREALFEDTNLSETVGWFTSVFPVHLHKAASVSADSATEVGEHIKAVKEQLRQIPNKGIDYGVLQRFQADALPEHRPSAVVFNYLGQFNQTNEANALQLSITDTGESVAPQLQREHLLGFNCLVTSGQWRLTLDYHSGQFAAEHIAQLADRYRFYLTEIIHHCAHSAGSHTPSDFPLVKLSQRQLDRLQQDYPALEDLYPSTPMQQGMLFHSELSGDTGVYMTRLGIMLRRLDPLLFQQCWRSLIARHAILRTAFTSIDGQEPLQLVQSQAEAPWRRLDWRPLSEPEQQANLQELLEETPHYDPRRAPLMDFTLAQTDDSDYWFIWRHHHALLDGWCLPILFKELLTLYQRGANQPSLPLPAVAPYREYIAWLQRQSPAQAEDYWRAYLAGFNAPTALPGARPSIAAEDAPPQQATHLTLSTTLTTQLQQLAQCQQVTLNSVVQAAWGLLLSRYSGEQDVVFGGTRSGRPEALPGAEHMLGLFINSVPMRLQLTGNLSIADCLQQLQQTQASHDQYSYPPLVDIQRYSEVGGGRHLFESLLVFENYPLDASLIESASSPDQFVVGQLIANEQSSYPLSLSIVPGDRLHFKLLYQPQRFTEDNVRRLLAHLQQLLIAMTRTESSVAMSGLNMLTEQETQQLLVDWNQTAAPYPADQCIHELFEAQAEKSSNAVAVVFEGDELTYGELNRRANRLAHYLIEQGVKPDALVGLCMERSLDMIIGLLGILKAGGAYVPLDPGAPPARLQAILDDCQPELLITQMRCIESLNSHSGAVVCLDADWPVIENSPSSQPPVSSSPNDLAYVIYTSGSTGKPKGVLQHHKTLLNLAQHQALEGHLTQAMKTLQLTNITFDVALQEIVTSWFTGSCLVLIHNDARLDMSLLADVLSNQRIERLFIAPALLHALTDFLTHQSISLSHIKEIITAGEALQITGNLHQFLQAHPSCCLWNHYGPSETHVVTIEQVKDFNVGDIPAIGKPLKNHQCYVVNQQNQLQPIGAPGELLVSGTGLARGYLNRPDLTAAKFIPNPFSDDPHDRLYRTGDLVRWLPDGDLEFLGRIDHQVKIRGFRIEPGEIEAALLQHEAVREAVVVAREDQGDKRLVAYVITETGSNLTEEQLIRDLKRTITQQLPDYMTPSAFVTLDSLPLTPNGKVDRNALPVPDYAASADEFVAPVGSTECKLADIWRSLLQINRPISANANFFASGGHSLLVMRLVSAISDQLGVQIAVRDIFGHSQLKDLATYIDAYRVLDKHKEWKPLVRLSDETLTNKAFPKLFCVPGAGGFSIAYQALSDELSQFAQVLVFEAKGLDGAQEPHNDWNSLISCYLNAITIEQPIGPYYLLGHSFGGRVVFELARKLEACNQEVHVIILDTALSNTVLSNEIAAMPDMSVAEKVLHVVDEFLGDASRGPNHNFPSAKEELKHLMVMGGLLPANGDSQLLDGFIEVYAAQDSLFNQYEPSGRLHSKLLFLYSENSFSRKLLRLAVENYNQLCAQPINAHKVDGGHVSMLRAKNVHSIASAIAPILNTEQNISMSSKSNEEEMLL from the coding sequence ATGTCAACTTCTAATCAAGACAAAGGAAAGTGGATTTCATTACATCCTTCCCAAGAGGAAGTTTACTTTGATCAATTAATACACCCGGGCAGCTCTCATTATAATATTGGTGGATATGTTGAGCTAAAAGGAGTCCTTAATATTGAAAAATTCAGGAAAGCCATTGAGAAATCCATCTACTCAATTGATTCATTTGGCATAAATTTCGATTTTTCTAACGAGCAATTGAGACAGCAGTTTGGTTCCATCTATCGCAACAGCGACGTATTATACATTGACTTCGCCAATGAAAAGCACCCTGCACTTGCAGCGACAAGCTGGCTTAGAGAGTACTATGCAATTCCTTTTGAGCTAAGCCAAAAGTATTTATACGAAAACACATTACTCAAAATAAACGACAGAGACCATTGGTGGGTTAACAAATCGCACCATATTTTAATGGATGGCCTCGGCTATATAAACTATGGAAAGATTGTTGCTGAGACATATAGCAACTTCGTCAACAATGATTCATTAGCATGGTTGAAGGAAACGCCTTCTTATAAAAAGTGCATAGTCCGATCAATGAATTACTTTTCATCCGAAAAGTATCAAAAGGATAGGAACTATTGGGTAGATCAATTAAAGTCTCCACCCCAGCCATTCTTGACCAAGAAATACGCATTGGGAAGCCATAAAAGCGAACACTACTCCATAGCATTGCCTACAGATAATGCAAACCATATAAAAAAATTGGAAACAACACTTAACTCATCTTTGCTTAAGCTTACGATTGCCGCATTATCAGTATACTTCTCCAGAACAAGCTCCACCAATACACTTACATTCGGTTTGCCCGTTCATAATCGCCGCAATAAAGAAGAACGACTTACGGTTGGAATGATGACAGGTGTCATTCCTTTTAAAGCGAGCATTTCTCCTGAGATGACCTTGTCTGAGCTTATAAAGGGAATATCTCAAAAACTAAGAAAAAGCTATAGACATCAACGATACCCTATCAGCCATTTGAAGCGCGACTTAAAAAAAATAACCAGCAATACAGGCGAAATATTCGATGTACTCATAAATCATGAGGCATTTAATTTGGATTTACATTTTGACGGCCTCAAAAGTTCATTTGAGCACCTATCAAGCGATGATGAGATGACGCCATTACAAATCCGATGGTGCGATTACGGAGCCAATCAGCCTTTACAGCTCAAACTCAGCTATAGAACTGATTATTTTTCAAAAGATGAGGCCGCATTATTGGCGGACAGAATACTCCATATGCTACTCAGCTTTGAGCAATATCATGATCAGTCTATCGACCTCATTCCAATCCTCACTCAACCAGAAACCCAAAAGCTGCTCATTGACTGGAACCAAACCGCCACGCCCTACCCGGCCGAGCAATTCATCCATGAGTTGTTTGAAGCCCAGGCTGCGAAATCTCCGAACACGGTGGCTGTAATGTTTAATGACGACGCGTTGACCTATGGCGAACTCAACCGGCGCGCCAATCAGCTGGCCCATTACTTGATCGAACAAGGGGTGAAGCCCGACGCGCTGGTGGGGCTTTGTATGGAGCGCGGCCTGGATATGATTATCGGATTACTGGGTATCCTGAAAGCCGGCGGGGCTTACGTACCGCTAGACCCCAGCTATCCCACGGAGCGACTGGGTTACATGATCGAAGACAGCGGCGTTGAGCTGGTCGTGACTCAAACTGCGCTAAAGAGACCCATTCCTCCTCTGGCTAACCTCTCCTCTATTTGCCTGGATGCGGAAGACCATCAGAAATTACTCTCCCTGTGCTCCGATAGGAATATTGCTAAAGACCGTCTGCAACTGACTTCACAGCACTTGGCGTATGTGATTTACACCTCCGGGTCGACGGGTAAGCCGAAGGGCGTTTTACTTGCGCATCAAGGACTGGTTAATTTGGCTCTGGCTCAACAATCCTTGTTTGACGTCACCGCGTCCAGCCGGGTATTACAATTCGCCTCGCTTAGTTTCGACGCCGCCACCTGGGAATGGTGCATGGCGCTGGCAGCTGGAGCCTCCCTATATATCCCTGCACAAGAGACAATAACTTCAGCTAAAGCACTTTCCACTTTCGTGCAGCGTCAACAGTTAACGCACGCGACCTTGCCACCTGCATTGCTGCCTGTTTTAGATATTGATCAGTGGAAGAGTGTTAAGCACTTAATCGTCGCCGGAGATAGCTGTCCTTTATCACTTGCACAGCAATGGATGGTTAACCGGAATTTCCATAATGCTTATGGACCTTCAGAAGCAACCGTCTGTTGCTCGGCTTATTCCCTGACAGGCCTCTCTACTGTTTTACCTATCGGCTCTCCCATCGCCAACGTTCAGCTCTTTGTATTATCACCAAACCAGTCACTACAACCCATTGGCGTAGCCGGCGAACTCCATATTGGCGGCGCGGGCCTCGCTCGCGGTTACTTAAACCGCCCCGATCTCACCTCAGAGAAGTTCATTCACAACCCCTTTAGCGACGATCCCCATGATCGCCTGTATCGCACCGGGGATCTGGTGCGTTGGCTGCCGGATGGAAACCTGGAATTCCTCGGCCGCATCGATTATCAGGTCAAGATCCGCGGCTTTCGCATTGAGCTTGGAGAAATCGAGGCGGTTTTGTTACAGCACGAGGCGGTCCGGGAGGCCGTTGTGGTTGCTCGCGTAGACCAGGACGATAACCGTCTGGTGGCGTACGTCGTGGCAATCGTCGATGAGATGACGTCAAGTTCCTTGGTTGATGAACTAAAACAAATCATAAAACAGCAATTGCCTGACTACATGACACCCTCTGCGTTTGTAATCCTGGATTCACTGCCGCTAACGCCCAACGGCAAAGTCGATCGCAACGCCTTGCCGGCCCCGGACTACGCCGCTTCGGCGGATGAGTTTGTGGCGCCGGCTACCCCCACTGAATGCAAGCTGGCTGACATATGGCGATCACTGCTGCAGATCGACCGCCCCATCAGCGTCAACGCCAACTTCTTTGAGTCAGGGGGACACTCCTTATTAGCCGTTCGCCTGGCCGCTCTCATTCGGGAGGCCTTTTCTGTGGAAGTGACGGTTAAAGATCTGTTCAGCACGCCGCATCTGTCTGAAATCGCCGCATTAATTGAGCAAAGCGTTCCAACTACCCCCAAAGTGCCCGCCATTAGGCCCAGAGATCCGCAGGTCACGAAGATACCCCTGTCCTATGCGCAACAACGCTTATGGTTTATTGACCAGATGGAAGGCGGCAGCGCGCACTACAATATGCCCGGCGCGTTAATGCTGGAAGGAAGGCTGGATCAGGGGGTCTTAAATCAAGCATTAACCACAATCTTCGAGCGACACGAGAGTCTGCGCACCTGCTTCACCACGGTTGACGGAGAAACCCACCAGCAGGTCATGTCGCCTCCCGATAAATGGGAAATTGAAGTAGTGGACCTATTCGCTCTGGAAGGCGCTGCATTACAGGAAGCCACTAAACAACTCCAATTAGCCGAAGCCTCAAAACCTTTTGATTTAAGCCACGACTATCTGCTGCGCGGACGTTTGCTACAGCTTGCCAATGAGCGCGCCTTGTTACTGCTGACCATGCATCATATCGCTTCCGATGGCTGGTCAATCGGCGTATTGATTCGTGAGCTGAACGCCTTGTATGCAGCTTTCGTTCAGGGCCAGTCCAATCCCCTGCCCCCGTTAGCCATCCAATATGCGGACTACGCCCTGTGGCAACGGGAGTATTTACAGGGCGAGACGCTGGAGCAGCAGGTGGCGTACTGGCGTCAGCAACTGCAAGGACTGCCAGATGTGCATCAGTTGCCCTTGGACCATCCGCGCCCGTCGGTGCAGACCTTTGACGGGGCCGCTTATCACTGCGTCATCGATAACACCCTCAGTGACGCATTCAACCGCTATTGCGTCAGTCGCGGAGCCACGTTGTTTATGGGATTGCATGCGGCGTTTTCCGTGTTATTGAGCCGCTATAGCGGTGAAACGGATATTGTGGTGGGTTTCCCTGTCGCGAACCGCGAGCAAGGGGAAATCACGTCGCTTATCGGCTTCTTTGTGAATACGCTGGTTCTGCGTGCGGATCTGTCTGAGAACCCGACCTTCGACGCATTGCTCCAGCAGTGCAGGCAAACGGCGTTGGAGGCCTACGCCCATCAGCAGGTTCCCTTTGAACAGCTGGTTGAAGCGCTACAGCCCGCCCGTCATCTCAGCCATCACCCGTTATTTCAAGTGATGCTCGCCTTGCAAAACAACCAGCAAGAAACTCTGTCCCTGCCCGAACTGACGCTATCGATGCAAACGCCGGAGTTCACGATAGCCAAGTTTGACTTGACCTTGCATGTATCAGAAGAGGCAGAAGGGCTAAAGCTGAGTTGGGAATACAACACCCGGCTGTTCGAAGCCGCGACCATTCAGCGCATGGCGGGTCATCTCCACCAGCTGCTCACGGAAATCGTCGCCAGACCAGACCAATCGATCAACGCTTATTCCCTGCTCACTCAGCAGGAAACCCAGCAACTGCTCATTGACTGGAATCAGACCGCCGCCCCTTTCCCGGCCGAGCAATGCATCCATGAGTTGTTTGAAGCCCAGGCAGCGAAGTCCCCGAACGCCGTGGCGGTCGTATTTGAAGACGACAAATTGACCTATGGCGAACTCAACCGGCGCGCCAATCAGCTTGCTCATTACTTGATCGAGCAAGGGGTGAAGCCCGATGCGCTGGTAGGGCTCTGCGTAGAGCGCAACCTGGAAATGATCATTGGATTACTGGGCATCTTGAAAGCCGGCGGCGCTTACACCCCTCTAGACCCCAGCTACCCCATGGAGCGGCTGAGCTACATGATTGAAGACAGCGGCGTTGAGTTAGTCGTGACTCAAACGGCGCTAAAGAGATCCATTCCTCCTTTAGCAAACATATCCTGTATTTGCCTGGGAGCCGAAGATCATCAGCAATTACTCTCCCGACACTCCGATAGGAATATTGCTAAAGACCGTCTGCAACTGACTTCGCAGCACCTGGCGTATGTGATTTACACCTCCGGCTCGACGGGTAGGCCTAAAGGGGTGCTTATACCTCATCAAGGCGTAACGCGTTTAGTTATCAGCAATAACTATGCGCCATTAAACAATAAAACCGTCATGGGGCAGTGCGCGACGATTACATTTGATGCGGCTACATTTGAAATCTGGGGAGCTTTACTTAATGGCGGGAGGTTGGTCCTCTACCCTCAGCCAGTCATGGACATTCTGCAACTCAATGAGTTTATCCACAGCAACCATATCAACACCATATGGTTAACCTCCGGCTTATTTGATCATTTCGCCAAGGACGCATCCAAGATCGACTCTTTGAAATACATTCTAACGGGAGGAGATGTAGTTTCACCTCATACAGTTTCCAAGCTGTATTCCACGAACTCTGACCTAACGATAATTAACTGCTATGGTCCAACTGAAAATACAACCTTTACGTGCTGCTTTACCATTTCCTCAAGTATCGATGTAAATAGATCTATCCCTATTGGTCGCCCAATTAAAAATACAACCGTTTATGTATTGTCGCCATCCCAATCGCTACAGCCCATTGGCGTAGCTGGCGAACTCTATATTGGCGGCGCTGGACTCGCTCGTGGTTACTTAAACCGCCCCGATCTCACTGCGGAGAAGTTCATTCCAAACCCTTTCAGCGACAATCCCCATGACCGCCTGTATCACACCGGGGATCTGGTGCGCTGGCTGCCGGATGGCAACCTGGAATTCCTCGGCCGCATCGACCATCAGGTCAAAATCCGCGGCTTTCGTATTGAGCTTGGGGAAATCGAATCCGTTTTACTACAACATGAGGCCGTCCGGGAGGCCGTCGTGATCGCCCGCGAGGATCAGGGCGATAAGCATCTGGTGGCGTACGTCGTGGCAGTTGCCGATGAGACGACTTCGAATTCCTTGATTGAGTATCTAAGGCAGATCATAAAACAACAATTACCCGACTACATGACGCCCTCAGCGTTTGTAGCCCTGGATTCACTGCCTCTAACGCCCAATGGCAAAGTCGATCGCAATGCCCTGCCGAGCCCGGACTATACGTCTCAGGTTGACTACATTGCGCCGACGTCGCCGATTGAGACGCTGCTTTGCGAGATCTGGCGAGAAGTGCTGGGACTTGAACAGGTGAGCGTCGGGGCGAACTTCTTTACCGCTGGCGGGGATTCCATAAAAGCCATGCAAGTGGCTTCCAGAGCGCAAAGAGCGGGCCTGGCGTTAACCACCCGTCAGCTGTTTACGCACCAGACTATTGCTGAACTCGCCCTGCAGGTGACGGTTAAAGCCGGTGCCGATGCGCCCCAGGAAGACAGTACAGGAACGCAGACTTTATTACCCGTACAGCAACACTTCCTGGCAACCCAGCCCATGGGCGCGCATCACTTTAACCAGGCCGTTCGCGTATCCTTACCCGCTGGCGTGACGGAAGAGGCCTTGCGCCAAGCTCTGGCGGCGATAGTGGCGCGTCATGACGTCTTACGCCTGAACTTCCAGCAGCAGGCCTCGCACTGGCGCGCCAGTTACCTGTCCCACTCCCCCGAAGCAATAGCGGATACGATACATCGTCTGAACCTGCCACCCATGGCGGAGAACGCCCGGCGGCGGCTGATCGCCGAGAAGGCGAATCCGTTACAAGCCAGTTTTGATCTGGCGCAACCGCCGCTAATCCGCTGGCTGTGGATTTACAATGAGGCCACAGCCGCCAGTGAACTCATTTGGATCATGCATCACTTGATTGTGGACGGCGTGTCATGGCGGATCCTGCTCCAGGACTTGCAACAGGCGCTTGAGCAATACGCCGCCTCCGCAACGATTACTTTGCAACCCAAAACCAGCAGCTACCAAGCCTGGGCTCAGCAGCTGGAGGCGTACAGCAAGACGTCCGCCTGCCGGCAAACGGCTCGTTATTGGCGGCAGACGCTAAGCCAGCACGCGCCGGACTTACCGGCCCGCCCCTTGTCGTCGACCGATAGCCTGGACTACCAGCGGACGGCCTATCACTCGCTGCAGCTCAGCGAGACCTTGACTCAGCAGCTGCTGCAGCAAAGCAATGCCTGTTACCACACCCAGATCAACGACCTGCTATTGACCGCTTTATTATTGGCCGTCACCGACTGGACCGGCGGCGACAGTTTACGCGTTGATCTGGAAGGACACGGTCGCGAGGCGCTGTTTGAAGACACTAATCTGAGTGAAACCGTCGGCTGGTTCACCTCTGTTTTTCCAGTGCATTTACACAAGGCGGCCAGCGTGTCTGCAGACTCAGCAACAGAGGTAGGCGAGCACATTAAAGCGGTGAAGGAACAGCTGCGACAGATACCGAACAAGGGCATTGATTATGGCGTGTTGCAACGCTTTCAAGCGGACGCTTTGCCCGAGCATCGGCCCTCTGCCGTGGTCTTCAATTATTTAGGCCAGTTTAATCAGACCAACGAAGCCAACGCACTTCAGCTGTCCATCACTGACACTGGGGAAAGCGTTGCTCCACAACTGCAACGCGAGCACCTCCTGGGCTTCAATTGCCTAGTGACTTCCGGGCAATGGCGACTCACTTTGGACTATCACTCCGGCCAATTCGCCGCTGAGCACATCGCCCAGCTGGCGGACCGCTATCGCTTTTACTTAACCGAGATCATTCACCATTGCGCCCACTCCGCGGGAAGCCATACGCCTTCTGACTTCCCTCTGGTTAAATTATCTCAACGCCAGCTCGACCGGCTACAGCAGGACTACCCTGCATTAGAGGATCTCTACCCCAGCACGCCGATGCAGCAAGGGATGTTGTTCCACAGTGAGTTAAGCGGAGACACTGGGGTGTATATGACCCGGCTGGGCATCATGCTGCGCCGGCTTGACCCGCTCCTGTTTCAACAGTGCTGGCGGAGTCTGATAGCGCGCCACGCCATTCTGCGAACCGCCTTTACATCAATAGACGGGCAGGAGCCGCTGCAACTTGTTCAATCCCAGGCGGAAGCGCCCTGGCGGCGGCTGGACTGGCGTCCATTAAGTGAGCCGGAGCAACAGGCGAACCTGCAGGAGTTGCTGGAAGAGACGCCCCATTATGACCCGCGGCGGGCACCGCTCATGGATTTTACCCTGGCGCAAACCGACGACTCCGATTATTGGTTTATCTGGCGTCATCATCATGCTTTGCTGGACGGCTGGTGTTTGCCGATTCTGTTTAAGGAACTGCTTACCCTCTACCAACGCGGAGCGAATCAACCGTCCCTCCCGTTACCCGCTGTCGCGCCTTACCGAGAGTATATCGCCTGGTTACAACGACAAAGCCCCGCGCAGGCGGAAGACTATTGGCGCGCCTATTTAGCCGGATTTAACGCGCCAACGGCGCTGCCCGGCGCCCGTCCGTCGATCGCCGCCGAGGATGCACCGCCGCAACAGGCAACCCATTTAACGCTCTCAACGACGCTCACCACGCAGCTTCAGCAACTGGCTCAATGCCAGCAGGTGACGCTCAATAGCGTCGTGCAAGCTGCATGGGGACTGTTGCTCAGCCGCTACAGCGGCGAGCAGGACGTAGTGTTTGGCGGTACGCGCTCAGGACGCCCGGAGGCGCTTCCCGGCGCAGAGCACATGTTGGGATTGTTTATCAACAGCGTCCCTATGCGGCTACAGCTGACGGGTAACCTCTCTATCGCAGATTGCCTGCAACAATTGCAACAGACTCAAGCCTCTCACGACCAGTATAGCTACCCGCCGTTAGTGGATATTCAGCGTTACAGCGAGGTCGGCGGTGGCCGTCATTTATTCGAGTCACTGCTTGTATTCGAAAACTACCCGCTGGACGCCTCATTGATAGAGTCAGCGTCGTCTCCAGATCAATTCGTCGTAGGACAGCTCATCGCAAACGAACAATCGAGCTACCCCCTGAGCCTATCTATAGTTCCCGGTGACCGGCTGCACTTTAAATTGCTGTATCAACCACAACGCTTCACTGAGGACAACGTTCGTCGGCTGCTCGCGCATTTACAACAACTTCTCATCGCCATGACTCGCACTGAAAGCTCCGTCGCGATGAGCGGATTGAATATGCTAACCGAGCAGGAAACCCAGCAACTGCTCGTTGACTGGAACCAGACCGCCGCGCCCTACCCGGCTGACCAATGCATCCATGAGCTGTTTGAAGCCCAGGCCGAGAAATCCTCAAATGCGGTGGCGGTAGTGTTTGAAGGCGACGAACTGACCTATGGCGAGCTCAACCGGCGCGCCAATAGACTGGCCCATTACTTAATCGAGCAAGGGGTGAAACCCGACGCGTTGGTGGGCCTCTGTATGGAGCGCAGCCTGGATATGATCATTGGGCTACTGGGCATATTAAAAGCCGGCGGAGCTTACGTGCCTCTGGATCCTGGCGCGCCGCCCGCAAGGCTTCAAGCTATATTGGATGATTGTCAGCCTGAGTTATTGATAACGCAGATGCGCTGCATCGAATCATTGAATAGTCACTCTGGCGCTGTAGTTTGTTTGGATGCTGATTGGCCCGTAATTGAAAACTCTCCCAGCAGTCAACCACCTGTCTCCAGCAGCCCCAATGACCTGGCCTATGTGATCTATACATCCGGCTCCACAGGGAAACCCAAAGGCGTATTGCAACACCATAAGACCCTGCTGAATCTGGCTCAGCATCAGGCATTGGAAGGGCATTTAACTCAGGCGATGAAGACACTTCAGCTTACCAACATCACTTTTGACGTGGCGCTGCAAGAAATCGTCACCAGCTGGTTTACAGGTAGTTGCCTGGTGCTTATCCATAACGATGCGAGACTGGATATGTCACTGCTGGCGGACGTGTTATCCAATCAACGCATTGAGCGTCTGTTTATTGCGCCTGCGTTGTTACATGCGCTCACTGATTTCTTAACCCACCAGAGCATCTCCTTGTCTCATATCAAAGAAATCATTACCGCCGGCGAAGCGCTTCAGATCACTGGCAACTTACATCAGTTTCTTCAAGCCCATCCCAGCTGTTGCTTATGGAATCACTACGGCCCTTCTGAAACGCACGTGGTGACAATTGAACAGGTCAAAGATTTCAACGTGGGCGATATCCCGGCAATAGGCAAACCCTTAAAAAACCACCAGTGTTATGTCGTAAATCAACAGAATCAGCTTCAACCCATTGGCGCGCCTGGAGAGTTATTAGTTAGTGGAACTGGACTCGCCCGTGGTTACTTAAACCGCCCCGATCTCACTGCGGCGAAGTTTATTCCAAACCCTTTCAGCGACGATCCTCATGACCGCCTGTATCGCACTGGGGATCTGGTGCGCTGGCTGCCGGATGGCGACCTGGAATTTCTCGGCCGCATCGATCATCAGGTCAAAATCCGCGGCTTTCGCATTGAGCCTGGGGAAATCGAAGCGGCTTTACTACAACATGAGGCGGTTCGGGAGGCCGTCGTGGTCGCCCGGGAGGACCAGGGCGATAAGCGTCTGGTGGCGTATGTAATCACCGAGACTGGCAGTAACTTGACTGAAGAGCAATTAATCCGTGATTTAAAACGCACCATTACGCAACAGTTGCCTGACTACATGACGCCCTCGGCGTTTGTAACCCTGGATTCACTGCCGCTAACGCCTAACGGCAAAGTCGATCGCAACGCCTTGCCAGTCCCGGACTACGCCGCCTCGGCAGATGAGTTTGTAGCGCCGGTTGGCTCCACGGAATGCAAGTTGGCTGACATATGGCGATCACTGCTGCAGATCAATCGCCCCATCAGCGCCAACGCCAACTTCTTTGCATCAGGCGGACATTCTTTATTAGTGATGAGGTTAGTTTCAGCAATTAGTGATCAGTTGGGCGTCCAAATAGCCGTAAGAGATATTTTTGGGCATTCACAGTTAAAAGACTTAGCCACATATATTGATGCCTATCGTGTCCTGGATAAGCACAAAGAGTGGAAGCCGCTGGTAAGGTTATCGGACGAAACATTAACGAATAAAGCATTCCCTAAATTAT